One part of the Humulus lupulus chromosome 9, drHumLupu1.1, whole genome shotgun sequence genome encodes these proteins:
- the LOC133800676 gene encoding uncharacterized protein LOC133800676 → MLDNSQFILHSSDSIAPTAVLHTLAFHLEHKKLHCSLPGSGETHEIYLENKGFVFEVEGDSSQVGDAAVQSAVEVLDSITIAENKLHILRTQKGDTFSICCWLEHSRKSSAGVQEELTAVLRKMELKLAEYGFGWENVLYIHLYITYMKEFATANETYVRFIKQEKCRFGVPSRSTIELPLLEVGLGNAYVEVLVANDHTKRVLHVQSISSWAPNCIGPYSQVQSCMIFVTELIIGISNVHYSCLVNYLILENFFSCSDFMFLFVDRQHCTRIYFIWPGN, encoded by the exons ATGCTCGATAACTCTCAATTTATTCTGCACTCTTCAGATTCTATTGCTCCAACTGCGGTCCTTCATACCTTAGCTTTTCATTTGGAACATAAGAAATTGCATTGTTCTTTGCCTGGCAGTGGTGAAACCCACGAGATCTATCTGGAGAATAAGGGTTTTGTCTTTGAAGTGGAGGGAGACAGCTCACAAGTAGGTGACGCTGCAGTCCAGTCTGCTGTTGAAGTCCTTGACTCGATCACTATTGCAGAAAATAAGCTTCACATTTTGAGAACACAGAAAGGTGATACGTTTTCCATTTGTTGCTGGTTGGAACATTCAAGAAAATCTTCAGCAG GCGTACAAGAAGAGTTGACAGCTGTGCTAAGGAAAATGGAATTGAAACTTGCAGAATATGGTTTTGGATGGGAAAATGTCCTCTATATTCATCTCTATATTACTTATATGAAGGAATTTGCAACAGCAAATGAAACATATGTGAGATTTATCAAACAGGAGAAATGTCGTTTTGGTGTCCCATCGCGCAGTACAATTGAACTGCCTTTACTGGAAGTGGGGTTGGGTAATGCATACGTGGAAGTTTTAGTGGCAAATGACCATACCAAAAGAGTTCTACATGTACAAAGTATTTCCTCTTGGGCTCCCAATTGTATTGGACCATATAGCCAAGTGCAAAGCTGCATGATCTTTGTTACTGAATTGATAATTGGGATAAGCAATGTGCATTATTCTTGTTTGGTCAATTATTTAATTCTAGAGAATTTCTTTTCCTGCTCTGATTTCATGTTTTTGTTTGTTGATAGGCAACACTGCACAAGAATATACTTCATATGGCCGGGCAATTAG
- the LOC133800677 gene encoding uncharacterized protein LOC133800677 isoform X1 translates to MLILLNEVKKQIPSVGAVSSGAIESDYQRLRVESVCSRLGLVSLAYLWKQDQSLLLQEMVICILVAAMGLDPAKHLGKDLASLSPYLHKLKGLYGINVCGEGGEYETLTLDSPLFVVSFFLSFCLWIFYNFLLS, encoded by the exons ATGCTCATTTTGTTAAATGAAGTGAAAAAGCAGATACCTTCTGTTGGTGCAGTATCTTCTGGTGCCATTGAATCAGATTATCAGAGGCTGCGGGTGGAAAGTGTGTGTTCAAGGTTAGGGCTTGTTTCTCTGGCATATTTGTGGAAACAAGATCAGTCATTGCTCCTTCAGGAAATGGTAATTTGTATTTTG GTCGCTGCAATGGGGTTGGACCCTGCAAAGCACTTGGGCAAAGATTTAGCTTCCCTGAGTCCCTATCTGCATAAGTTGAAGGG GTTGTATGGAATTAATGTTTGTGGTGAAGGAGGGGAATATGAAACATTAACACTTGATAGCCCTCTCTTTGTTGTGAGTTTCTTCCTTTCCTTTTGCCTGTGGATATTTTATAATTTCCTGCTTTCTTAA
- the LOC133800677 gene encoding uncharacterized protein LOC133800677 isoform X2, whose translation MLILLNEVKKQIPSVGAVSSGAIESDYQRLRVESVCSRLGLVSLAYLWKQDQSLLLQEMVAAMGLDPAKHLGKDLASLSPYLHKLKGLYGINVCGEGGEYETLTLDSPLFVVSFFLSFCLWIFYNFLLS comes from the exons ATGCTCATTTTGTTAAATGAAGTGAAAAAGCAGATACCTTCTGTTGGTGCAGTATCTTCTGGTGCCATTGAATCAGATTATCAGAGGCTGCGGGTGGAAAGTGTGTGTTCAAGGTTAGGGCTTGTTTCTCTGGCATATTTGTGGAAACAAGATCAGTCATTGCTCCTTCAGGAAATG GTCGCTGCAATGGGGTTGGACCCTGCAAAGCACTTGGGCAAAGATTTAGCTTCCCTGAGTCCCTATCTGCATAAGTTGAAGGG GTTGTATGGAATTAATGTTTGTGGTGAAGGAGGGGAATATGAAACATTAACACTTGATAGCCCTCTCTTTGTTGTGAGTTTCTTCCTTTCCTTTTGCCTGTGGATATTTTATAATTTCCTGCTTTCTTAA